A part of Thermocrinis albus DSM 14484 genomic DNA contains:
- the nifH gene encoding nitrogenase iron protein, translated as MRQIAIYGKGGIGKSTTTQNTVAALAEAGRKCFIVGCDPKADSTRLILHVKAQATVMHLAAEKGSVEDLDLDEVMLVGFKGIKCVESGGPEPGVGCAGRGVITAINFLEENGAFDDDLDYVFYDVLGDVVCGGFAMPIREGKAQEIYIVTSGEMMAMYAANNISKGILKYAHSGGVRLGGLICNSRKVANERELIEALADKLGTQLVHFLPRDNIVQEAELRRMTVIEYAPDHPMADEYRALARKIENNTKLTIPTPLSMDELEQLLVEYGIMKPEEVA; from the coding sequence GGTGGAATAGGCAAGTCCACCACCACACAAAACACAGTTGCCGCCTTGGCGGAAGCCGGAAGAAAGTGCTTTATAGTGGGCTGCGACCCAAAGGCGGACTCTACCAGGTTGATCCTCCACGTCAAGGCACAGGCTACCGTCATGCACCTGGCAGCGGAGAAGGGCTCAGTGGAAGACCTTGACCTGGATGAAGTCATGCTTGTAGGATTCAAAGGTATAAAGTGTGTAGAATCCGGTGGTCCAGAGCCAGGTGTGGGATGTGCGGGAAGAGGTGTGATAACCGCCATAAACTTCCTTGAGGAAAACGGTGCCTTTGACGATGATTTGGATTATGTCTTCTACGACGTCTTAGGTGACGTAGTATGCGGTGGTTTTGCTATGCCAATAAGGGAAGGTAAGGCACAGGAGATCTACATAGTCACATCAGGTGAGATGATGGCAATGTACGCAGCCAACAATATAAGCAAGGGTATTCTTAAGTACGCTCACAGTGGTGGAGTTAGACTTGGAGGACTTATATGTAACAGCAGAAAGGTTGCCAACGAGAGAGAGCTCATCGAAGCTTTAGCTGATAAGTTAGGAACTCAGTTGGTACACTTCCTCCCCAGAGACAATATAGTTCAGGAAGCAGAGTTGAGAAGAATGACCGTCATAGAATACGCACCAGATCATCCTATGGCTGATGAGTACAGAGCCCTAGCAAGGAAGATAGAAAACAATACCAAACTCACCATACCTACACCTTTAAGCATGGATGAGTTGGAACAACTACTGGTAGAATACGGCATAATGAAGCCTGAAGAGGTTGCATAA
- the nifD gene encoding nitrogenase molybdenum-iron protein alpha chain: MGVLVDKETALKIIEEVLSAYPKKAKKDREKHIAVVEPQDDKCTPKSNIKSRPGVMTVRGCAYAGSKGVVWGPIKDMIHISHGPVGCGYYSRAGRRNYYIGTTGVDTFVTPHFTTDFQERDIVFGGDKKLMKAIEELNTLFPLAKGITIQSECPIGLIGDDIEAVARMASKKIGKPVIPVRCEGFRGVSQSLGHHIANDSMRDWIYEKGLKGQEIESTPYDVAIWGDYNIGGDAWATRKILEDMGLRVITQFSGDGTFSEVANAVKARYILVHCYRSSNYLARYFEEKFGIPWIEYNFFGPTQIFASMRKIAALFDDKIVERTEELIEKVYKPRLDRVIEKYRPRLEGKTVLLYVGGLRPRHMITAFEDLGMNVIATGYEFAHQDDYQRTLHYIDKNTTIIIDDATAYEIEELTRKLNPDLVASGIKEKYQAQKMGKPFRQMHSWDYSGPYHGIEGFEIFARDIDMAVNGNVWKYIEAPWKK, from the coding sequence ATGGGTGTACTAGTTGATAAAGAAACAGCTCTCAAGATCATAGAGGAAGTACTAAGCGCTTATCCTAAGAAAGCCAAAAAAGACAGGGAGAAGCATATAGCCGTAGTGGAACCTCAAGATGATAAGTGTACTCCAAAGTCTAACATCAAATCAAGACCGGGCGTTATGACCGTAAGAGGATGTGCTTATGCGGGTTCAAAGGGTGTTGTATGGGGACCAATAAAGGATATGATACACATATCGCATGGTCCGGTAGGTTGTGGTTACTACTCCAGAGCTGGTAGAAGGAATTACTATATAGGTACAACAGGTGTAGATACCTTTGTGACACCTCACTTTACCACAGACTTTCAGGAAAGGGATATCGTATTCGGCGGGGATAAAAAACTTATGAAAGCCATTGAAGAGTTGAACACTCTCTTCCCTCTTGCAAAGGGTATAACCATACAGTCGGAGTGTCCCATAGGGCTTATAGGAGATGATATTGAAGCTGTGGCAAGGATGGCCTCCAAAAAGATAGGAAAACCCGTAATTCCAGTGAGGTGTGAAGGTTTTAGAGGGGTGTCCCAATCTCTGGGGCACCATATAGCAAACGATAGTATGAGAGATTGGATATACGAAAAAGGTTTAAAGGGTCAAGAGATAGAATCCACACCTTACGATGTGGCAATATGGGGAGATTATAACATAGGTGGTGATGCATGGGCAACGAGAAAAATACTGGAGGATATGGGACTCAGAGTCATTACCCAGTTTTCAGGTGACGGGACCTTTTCTGAAGTGGCAAATGCTGTAAAGGCGAGATACATACTCGTACACTGTTATAGATCCTCCAACTATCTGGCACGCTACTTCGAAGAGAAGTTTGGTATCCCATGGATTGAGTACAACTTCTTCGGTCCTACTCAGATATTTGCCTCCATGCGAAAGATAGCTGCCCTCTTTGATGATAAGATAGTTGAAAGAACCGAAGAGCTTATAGAGAAGGTTTATAAGCCGAGACTGGATCGTGTAATAGAGAAATACAGACCAAGACTAGAAGGAAAGACAGTTCTCTTGTATGTAGGTGGTTTAAGGCCAAGACATATGATCACAGCCTTTGAGGATCTTGGTATGAACGTTATAGCTACTGGGTACGAATTTGCTCACCAAGATGACTATCAAAGAACACTTCACTACATAGACAAAAACACTACGATAATAATAGATGATGCTACCGCTTACGAAATAGAGGAACTCACCAGAAAACTTAACCCAGATCTGGTAGCTTCTGGAATTAAGGAGAAGTATCAAGCCCAGAAGATGGGTAAGCCCTTCAGACAGATGCACAGCTGGGATTACAGTGGTCCGTACCACGGAATAGAAGGTTTTGAGATCTTTGCAAGAGATATCGATATGGCAGTAAACGGAAATGTGTGGAAGTATATAGAAGCTCCTTGGAAAAAATAA
- a CDS encoding Crp/Fnr family transcriptional regulator: MSVVERLKRYIEEGLVAEHTYKVGEDLSFEKGVYVVKEGVIELFTFKRKGKQVLDLLFKGDVIGFLLRNTSLTNYKARPLTPSTLFYIKEDALIKIGEKEPHLALDIFASLLSKQAYLYNVLTIVFAGDATEKIRDLMCLLERRAEEKGTYLTLRKSQIASITGLSYEHVVRKMKCIRIKNKNGRIRLW, translated from the coding sequence ATGAGTGTCGTAGAGAGGTTAAAAAGATATATAGAAGAGGGCCTCGTTGCGGAACACACCTATAAGGTGGGAGAGGATCTGAGTTTTGAAAAGGGGGTTTATGTGGTAAAGGAGGGGGTCATAGAGCTATTCACCTTCAAGAGAAAAGGTAAACAGGTACTGGATCTCCTCTTTAAGGGGGATGTAATAGGCTTTCTATTGAGGAATACTTCCCTTACCAATTACAAGGCTAGGCCACTCACCCCCTCCACCCTCTTCTACATCAAGGAGGACGCGCTTATCAAAATAGGAGAGAAGGAACCGCACCTGGCCCTCGATATCTTTGCCTCTTTACTTTCAAAGCAGGCCTATCTCTACAATGTACTCACCATAGTCTTTGCAGGTGATGCAACAGAGAAGATAAGAGACCTCATGTGTTTACTTGAAAGGCGCGCGGAAGAAAAAGGTACATATCTTACCCTTAGGAAGAGCCAAATAGCAAGTATAACAGGACTAAGTTATGAGCATGTTGTAAGAAAGATGAAGTGTATAAGAATAAAGAATAAAAACGGGAGGATAAGACTATGGTGA
- a CDS encoding NifX-associated nitrogen fixation protein, with translation MVIKKEDIDLGEEVLKEIVRQVRAYDTYGTWEKRKDEDILKEFLKTSSKQIAHAGGSCSLDPRAMLKLHAYFKALGVIIERLSGYLTSAVINIDHEGNGTVILYAGRLILINKSIRDANNFGFKSTDNIKQEAEKLINKALQLIEKYEEVCKI, from the coding sequence ATGGTGATAAAAAAGGAGGACATAGATCTTGGTGAGGAAGTATTAAAAGAGATAGTGCGGCAAGTAAGAGCTTACGATACATACGGAACATGGGAGAAGAGGAAGGATGAAGATATACTTAAGGAGTTTCTCAAGACATCTTCAAAACAGATCGCACATGCAGGAGGGTCCTGTAGTCTGGACCCAAGAGCTATGCTTAAACTTCATGCTTATTTCAAAGCGTTAGGTGTTATCATAGAAAGACTTTCAGGTTACCTAACTTCCGCAGTGATAAACATAGACCATGAAGGAAATGGAACCGTTATTCTGTACGCTGGCAGACTAATTCTGATAAATAAAAGCATAAGGGATGCCAATAACTTTGGTTTCAAATCTACAGATAACATCAAACAGGAAGCGGAGAAGTTGATAAACAAAGCTTTACAACTTATAGAAAAGTATGAAGAGGTTTGTAAGATATGA
- a CDS encoding DegT/DnrJ/EryC1/StrS family aminotransferase: MRRLIPFKPYGYSKEDMISAVEAMGHPYCFSGLRRKELEDSFCQYSGRKYAVATRDVVPGLLALLEYLGLSYGDTVAYTPLSLAPHFAKYTKFMGLNSAYADVERWFFNVDVKRLSNVITSYKPKVLIVNNSLGIPADWDAVRELLKGTGIFLIEDSRETLFSDYKGRPAGSLGDVSFLAFSPNSVLRGYGGVILTDDALIYKRIREKVEPMDDIMASLLISQTKSLEERINIRRELAQLYSQLLSNMEGMKPQFFPKYVNKPCWSYMCVHLAKRYGRDAVDSIVELMWDDGIETLKYPVSQDIQEGKSMPHLHISHEVSTRAILLPLHEDMDEEDVYFVCERFKDYVIQIGAGSVDH, encoded by the coding sequence ATGAGGAGGTTGATACCTTTCAAACCTTACGGTTATTCTAAGGAAGATATGATATCTGCCGTTGAGGCTATGGGTCATCCTTACTGTTTCTCGGGACTGAGAAGAAAGGAATTAGAAGATTCTTTCTGTCAGTACAGTGGCAGAAAATACGCCGTTGCCACACGTGATGTCGTTCCTGGCCTTTTGGCTCTTCTTGAGTACTTAGGTTTATCGTACGGAGACACGGTGGCCTACACTCCTCTCTCCTTAGCTCCTCATTTTGCTAAATACACCAAGTTTATGGGACTAAACTCTGCTTACGCAGATGTAGAGAGGTGGTTCTTTAACGTTGATGTAAAAAGACTGTCCAACGTAATAACATCGTATAAGCCAAAAGTTCTTATAGTAAACAATTCTCTTGGTATACCTGCAGATTGGGATGCTGTAAGAGAACTCTTAAAAGGAACAGGTATATTTCTGATAGAAGACTCTAGAGAGACGCTTTTCAGCGATTATAAAGGGCGCCCTGCAGGCTCTTTGGGTGACGTTTCCTTCTTGGCTTTTTCTCCCAACTCTGTGCTGAGGGGTTACGGAGGAGTAATACTAACCGACGACGCACTTATTTACAAAAGAATCAGAGAGAAAGTGGAACCTATGGACGATATAATGGCTTCCCTTCTTATCTCCCAAACCAAAAGTCTGGAAGAGAGGATAAATATAAGAAGGGAGCTTGCGCAACTTTACTCCCAGTTGCTGTCAAACATGGAAGGTATGAAACCTCAGTTTTTCCCTAAATACGTAAACAAACCTTGTTGGTCATATATGTGTGTTCATTTAGCAAAAAGATACGGAAGGGATGCAGTAGACAGTATCGTAGAACTAATGTGGGACGATGGTATAGAAACTCTAAAGTATCCTGTGTCACAGGATATACAGGAAGGTAAAAGTATGCCTCACCTACATATATCTCATGAGGTAAGTACGAGAGCCATACTGTTGCCTCTTCATGAGGATATGGACGAGGAGGACGTGTACTTTGTCTGTGAGAGGTTTAAGGATTATGTGATACAGATAGGAGCAGGTAGTGTAGATCATTGA
- the nifE gene encoding nitrogenase iron-molybdenum cofactor biosynthesis protein NifE: MRNLEEFFTEPACGINKSKGDKEKKVGCSKPKPGSASGGCAFDGAQITLLPIADAVHIVHGPIACAGNSWDNRGTRSSSPITYYRMGFTTDLSEIDVIHGGENKLYMAIKEAVEKYNPPAVFVYQTCVPAMIGDDIQAICNKASKDFNIPVVPVDSPGFVGSKNLGNKLAGDALFRYVIGTKEPEYTTPYDVNLLGEYNIAGELWQVLPLLQEAGFRILACITGDSRYNDIATAHRAKVNMVVCSKALLNLARRMEEKYGIPYFEGSFYGIKDTSDALRNMALLIGDKDLIERVEKLIEVKEAETKEKLKPYIEKLKGKKVLINTGGVKSWSMVAQVQELGMEVVGTSAKKSTEGDKGRMLELLGDEKKLIDDPNPKELIKIMRSENVDLLLAGGRSKFVAFKEGIPFLDVNQERIRGYAGYEGMLLLAEDIVRTLENPVWNLRRRKAPWQE, from the coding sequence ATGAGAAACTTAGAAGAGTTTTTTACAGAACCTGCGTGCGGTATTAATAAAAGTAAGGGAGATAAAGAGAAAAAAGTTGGATGCTCTAAACCAAAACCAGGAAGTGCATCCGGAGGATGTGCCTTTGACGGTGCTCAGATAACACTTCTTCCCATAGCGGACGCCGTTCATATAGTTCACGGTCCAATAGCATGCGCTGGAAACTCTTGGGATAACAGAGGCACAAGATCCTCTTCACCTATCACCTACTATAGGATGGGTTTCACCACTGACCTCTCTGAGATAGATGTGATACACGGAGGTGAGAATAAACTGTATATGGCCATAAAGGAGGCAGTGGAAAAGTATAACCCTCCTGCTGTGTTTGTATACCAAACGTGTGTACCGGCTATGATAGGAGACGATATACAGGCCATCTGCAACAAGGCTTCCAAAGATTTTAACATACCAGTTGTACCTGTTGATTCACCAGGTTTTGTGGGTAGTAAGAATTTGGGCAACAAGCTTGCCGGAGATGCTTTATTCAGATACGTTATAGGTACAAAAGAACCGGAGTATACAACACCCTACGATGTGAACTTGTTAGGGGAATACAACATAGCAGGAGAACTTTGGCAGGTGCTTCCCCTTCTTCAGGAGGCTGGCTTTAGAATACTAGCGTGTATAACCGGTGACTCAAGATACAACGACATAGCAACGGCTCATAGAGCGAAGGTAAATATGGTAGTATGTTCAAAAGCATTACTGAACCTTGCAAGAAGAATGGAGGAAAAATACGGTATACCGTACTTTGAAGGTTCATTTTACGGGATAAAGGACACAAGTGATGCCTTGAGAAACATGGCTCTTCTTATAGGTGACAAGGACCTGATAGAAAGAGTTGAGAAGTTAATAGAGGTAAAGGAAGCAGAGACTAAGGAAAAACTAAAACCCTATATAGAAAAACTTAAGGGTAAGAAGGTACTTATAAACACCGGTGGTGTTAAAAGCTGGTCCATGGTGGCACAGGTTCAGGAACTCGGTATGGAGGTGGTAGGTACCAGTGCAAAGAAAAGCACAGAGGGAGACAAAGGCAGGATGTTAGAACTTTTAGGAGATGAGAAGAAACTTATAGATGACCCTAACCCTAAGGAGCTTATTAAGATAATGAGATCAGAAAATGTTGATTTACTCTTGGCCGGAGGTAGAAGCAAGTTTGTAGCCTTCAAGGAAGGTATACCATTCCTTGACGTTAACCAAGAGAGGATAAGGGGATACGCTGGTTATGAGGGTATGCTTCTTCTAGCAGAAGATATAGTTAGAACACTGGAAAACCCGGTATGGAATCTCAGAAGGAGGAAAGCGCCATGGCAAGAGTAG
- the nifN gene encoding nitrogenase iron-molybdenum cofactor biosynthesis protein NifN, which produces MARVVESKKALSVYPLKLSQPLGAMYAFMGVKGSIPLIHGSQGCASFAKTFLTRHFWENIPVQTTALSQIATVMGNDDVLHTALKNVIERAKPEVVAVITTGVTETRGDYTEGSIKLFRELYPDFRHVEILCVHTPDYEGSFHTGYKEALLSIVKNVVRTKYATVPDQVNLIVSYSLTAEDIDTLKELLELFGLKVIVLPDISMSMDGGVLGFSSVIPNGTALRDIQRMSSSTITIAVGESAKAAGEYLEKEFMIPMYYFEHLMGIESYDELIRLLINLTGRDLPERVKRWRNRLLDMMIDSHFYLSKKRVAIAGEPDYIIGLSQFLAKELGMVVSLAVTTVKTESLETLPVEDIIVGDLEDILNSKKDFDLLIGNTNLRHVASKLNVPHYRVGIPIFDRLGHFLKGFIGYKGSTYFTMDIANLLMEREEEESYRVPDYVKRRYEQC; this is translated from the coding sequence ATGGCAAGAGTAGTGGAGAGTAAAAAGGCACTGTCCGTATATCCCCTTAAGTTGAGTCAGCCTCTAGGAGCTATGTATGCCTTTATGGGTGTAAAAGGAAGTATACCACTAATTCATGGATCTCAGGGCTGTGCCTCTTTCGCAAAAACTTTCTTAACAAGACACTTTTGGGAAAACATACCGGTACAAACTACTGCCTTATCACAGATAGCAACGGTTATGGGAAACGACGATGTACTACACACAGCCCTAAAGAACGTAATAGAAAGGGCAAAACCTGAAGTGGTAGCTGTAATCACTACTGGGGTCACGGAGACAAGAGGAGATTATACAGAAGGTTCTATAAAACTCTTTAGAGAGCTTTACCCTGATTTCCGTCATGTAGAAATACTTTGTGTGCACACACCTGACTACGAAGGATCCTTTCACACGGGCTATAAAGAGGCCCTTCTTTCCATAGTAAAGAATGTTGTGCGTACAAAGTATGCAACGGTACCAGATCAAGTAAACCTGATAGTAAGTTACAGCTTGACTGCCGAGGACATAGATACTTTAAAGGAGCTTTTGGAACTTTTTGGTTTAAAGGTAATAGTATTACCTGACATATCCATGAGTATGGATGGAGGTGTGCTGGGCTTTTCTTCGGTAATACCAAATGGAACAGCACTGAGGGATATTCAAAGAATGAGTTCTTCTACCATAACCATAGCGGTGGGAGAGAGTGCCAAGGCTGCAGGTGAGTATTTAGAGAAAGAGTTTATGATACCTATGTACTACTTTGAACATCTTATGGGAATAGAGAGTTACGATGAGTTGATAAGATTGCTTATTAATCTAACGGGCCGTGATCTGCCGGAACGTGTCAAGAGATGGAGAAACAGATTACTGGATATGATGATAGACAGTCATTTTTACTTATCTAAAAAGCGAGTAGCCATAGCGGGAGAACCAGATTACATTATAGGACTGTCTCAGTTCCTTGCAAAAGAGTTGGGAATGGTAGTTTCGTTGGCTGTCACCACTGTCAAAACTGAAAGTTTAGAGACCTTACCAGTAGAAGACATCATAGTGGGTGACCTTGAAGATATTCTTAACAGCAAAAAGGACTTTGACTTACTGATAGGTAATACCAATCTAAGACATGTAGCTTCTAAACTGAATGTACCTCATTACAGAGTGGGCATTCCCATCTTTGACAGGTTGGGACACTTTCTGAAAGGTTTTATAGGGTATAAAGGTTCCACTTACTTTACCATGGATATAGCAAATCTTCTTATGGAAAGGGAAGAAGAAGAATCTTACAGAGTTCCTGATTATGTCAAGAGGAGGTACGAGCAATGTTGA
- the nifX gene encoding nitrogen fixation protein NifX yields MLRVAFATKSLDKVDDHFGHARVFAIYDVGPTGYSFVEYRYFEDIPDEEYDKINSKVEKLMDCSIVYVIAIGATAAARIVKHKIHPVKVNEPTPIEDIVNKLVETLNSNPPPWLKKALMDSKEKLMEG; encoded by the coding sequence ATGTTGAGAGTGGCTTTTGCTACAAAAAGTCTCGATAAGGTGGACGATCACTTTGGACATGCTAGGGTGTTTGCCATATACGACGTGGGACCCACAGGTTACAGTTTCGTTGAGTACAGATACTTTGAAGACATACCTGATGAAGAGTACGACAAGATAAACTCTAAAGTAGAAAAACTGATGGACTGTTCCATAGTTTACGTTATAGCGATAGGGGCAACTGCGGCCGCAAGAATAGTAAAGCACAAGATTCATCCCGTAAAGGTTAACGAGCCTACTCCTATAGAGGACATAGTGAATAAGTTAGTAGAAACCCTGAACTCTAATCCGCCACCTTGGTTGAAGAAGGCACTTATGGACAGTAAGGAAAAACTTATGGAAGGTTAA
- a CDS encoding TOBE domain-containing protein, whose translation MKLAARNKFSGIVNDIERGRVVSKVSVMLKNGEIIKSIITTEAVESLKLEVGRDVFVIIKATDVMLGVPEENDAPSLSARNIMKGTVKAVTEHNINSIVKVDVGGLTFTSFITTEALKELGIKEGMEIFVIVKASNVIISIQ comes from the coding sequence ATGAAACTTGCGGCAAGAAATAAGTTCTCTGGTATAGTCAACGATATAGAAAGAGGTCGTGTGGTTTCAAAGGTTTCAGTAATGTTAAAAAACGGTGAGATCATAAAGTCCATAATCACTACGGAGGCTGTAGAATCTTTGAAATTAGAAGTAGGAAGAGACGTATTCGTCATCATAAAGGCCACAGATGTTATGCTGGGGGTTCCTGAGGAAAACGATGCCCCGTCACTGAGTGCTAGGAATATAATGAAGGGAACTGTCAAAGCTGTAACGGAACATAATATAAACAGTATAGTAAAAGTGGACGTAGGTGGGCTGACATTCACATCTTTTATAACTACAGAGGCTCTTAAAGAGTTGGGAATAAAGGAAGGAATGGAGATTTTTGTTATAGTAAAGGCTTCCAATGTAATAATATCGATTCAATAA
- a CDS encoding CCE_0567 family metalloprotein codes for MCVSKLSLDMNMEREREDLESVYSKMSLEELKEEVKKLRMMAVQSATKLHDLAEEGLPNRWREIPSVAKEAYEIHRKYFVAKTIFEKRSKEGG; via the coding sequence ATGTGTGTTAGTAAGCTGTCCTTGGATATGAATATGGAGAGAGAGAGGGAAGACTTGGAAAGTGTGTACTCCAAGATGAGCCTAGAGGAGCTAAAGGAAGAGGTGAAAAAGTTAAGGATGATGGCCGTTCAGAGCGCTACAAAACTTCACGATCTTGCAGAGGAGGGACTTCCTAACAGGTGGAGAGAAATACCTTCCGTTGCAAAGGAAGCTTACGAGATACACAGAAAGTACTTTGTAGCTAAGACTATTTTTGAGAAAAGGTCCAAAGAAGGAGGTTAA
- a CDS encoding CTP synthase, with protein sequence MAKFIFVTGGVLSSLGKGVTSAAIASLLEEMGYKVTLQKLDPYLNVDPGTMSPYQHGEVFVTEDGAETDLDLGHYERFTNARMGRWNNVTSGRVYFNVIQRERKGEYLGMTVQVIPHITEEIKRLIRSIEEDKDVVVVEIGGTVGDIESLPFLEAVRQMGLEVGRENAVYIHVTYVPYVKSAGELKTKPTQHSVKELRAIGIQPDVIVCRSEIEIPDSIKEKIALFTNVNKSAVISAPDVEFIYEVPIIFRKQDLHRWLTRRLGLEFREVPSRWDRIVHILKHAQRKVKVALVGKYVALRDAYKSVVEALTHGGIANDARVEILWINSECVREEDLKEADGILVPGGFGERGIEGKMLALRFGRVSGKPTFGICLGMQLMCVEFARSVLKLERANSTEFDPYTPYPVIDLMEDQKNIEELGGTMRLGAYPCVLAEGSKARAIYGKEIVYERHRHRYEFNNAYRDIFQKEGVVFSGLSPDGKLVEIIELKDHPWYIGCQFHPEFKSKPFEPHPLFASFIKACLGD encoded by the coding sequence ATGGCCAAGTTTATATTCGTGACGGGTGGCGTTCTGTCTTCCTTAGGGAAAGGTGTCACCTCAGCAGCCATAGCCTCCCTTTTGGAGGAGATGGGTTATAAGGTCACCCTTCAGAAGCTGGATCCGTACCTTAACGTAGATCCGGGTACCATGAGCCCTTACCAGCACGGAGAGGTTTTCGTTACAGAGGACGGCGCAGAGACAGATCTAGACTTAGGGCATTACGAACGCTTTACCAACGCCCGTATGGGAAGATGGAACAACGTGACATCAGGAAGGGTTTACTTTAACGTCATCCAGAGGGAGAGAAAGGGTGAGTATCTGGGAATGACAGTCCAGGTCATACCCCACATAACGGAGGAGATAAAGAGACTCATTAGGTCCATAGAGGAAGATAAGGATGTGGTGGTGGTAGAGATAGGGGGTACGGTGGGAGATATAGAGAGTCTGCCTTTCTTGGAGGCCGTCAGGCAGATGGGTCTTGAAGTGGGCAGAGAAAACGCGGTGTACATACACGTCACGTATGTACCCTATGTGAAGAGCGCTGGTGAGCTAAAGACAAAACCCACACAACACTCGGTGAAGGAACTGAGAGCCATAGGCATACAACCAGATGTAATCGTATGTAGATCGGAGATAGAGATACCCGACTCCATCAAGGAGAAGATAGCTCTCTTTACCAACGTAAACAAATCTGCTGTTATCTCCGCACCCGACGTGGAGTTTATATACGAGGTTCCCATCATCTTCAGGAAGCAGGATCTTCACCGCTGGCTCACCCGAAGACTTGGACTGGAGTTCAGAGAAGTGCCCTCCCGGTGGGACAGAATAGTACACATCTTGAAGCATGCCCAAAGAAAAGTGAAGGTGGCTCTTGTGGGTAAGTACGTAGCTCTAAGAGACGCCTATAAGAGTGTGGTGGAAGCTTTAACTCACGGAGGCATAGCCAACGATGCGAGAGTGGAGATACTTTGGATAAACTCCGAGTGTGTGAGGGAGGAGGATCTAAAAGAAGCGGACGGTATTTTGGTTCCGGGTGGTTTCGGAGAGAGAGGCATAGAGGGTAAGATGCTGGCACTACGGTTCGGAAGAGTGTCCGGTAAACCTACCTTTGGTATATGTTTGGGTATGCAACTCATGTGTGTGGAGTTTGCTCGCAGTGTCCTTAAGTTGGAGAGAGCCAACTCCACCGAGTTTGATCCTTACACACCTTACCCTGTAATAGATCTTATGGAGGATCAGAAAAACATAGAAGAGCTGGGTGGGACCATGAGGTTAGGAGCTTACCCGTGTGTGCTTGCAGAAGGAAGCAAGGCAAGGGCTATATACGGCAAGGAGATAGTTTACGAAAGACACCGCCACAGGTACGAGTTTAACAACGCATACAGAGACATATTCCAAAAGGAGGGTGTAGTGTTCTCGGGGCTTTCACCGGACGGCAAGTTGGTGGAGATCATAGAGCTCAAAGATCATCCGTGGTACATAGGATGTCAGTTTCACCCTGAGTTTAAGAGTAAACCCTTTGAACCACATCCTCTATTTGCATCCTTCATAAAGGCATGCTTGGGCGATTAA
- a CDS encoding MoaD/ThiS family protein: MVRIEVLYRGRKVELHFEKDKVTADDVLKALGLSRQYAFVVKNGEVVSEEEPIKPEDQVRVINAISGGKNL; the protein is encoded by the coding sequence ATGGTGAGGATAGAGGTTCTTTACAGAGGTAGAAAGGTAGAGTTGCATTTTGAAAAGGACAAAGTTACTGCAGATGATGTACTGAAGGCTCTCGGATTATCTAGACAGTACGCCTTTGTGGTAAAAAACGGAGAAGTGGTCAGTGAGGAAGAACCTATAAAACCGGAGGACCAGGTAAGGGTCATAAACGCCATCTCGGGTGGTAAAAACCTCTAA